A stretch of Brassica rapa cultivar Chiifu-401-42 chromosome A08, CAAS_Brap_v3.01, whole genome shotgun sequence DNA encodes these proteins:
- the LOC103832597 gene encoding F-box/kelch-repeat protein At1g55270, which translates to MDLSSQRQSPNGSRGFRLQAPLVDSVSCYCRVDSGLKTVVEARKFVPGSKLCIQPDINPNAHRRSKNSKRERTRIQPPLLPGLPDDLAVACLIRVPRSDHRKLRLVCKRWYRLASGNFFYSQRKLLRMSEEWVYVFKRDRDGKISWNTFDPVSQHPQPLPPVPREYSEAVGFGCAVLSGCHLYLFGGKDPLRGSMRRVIFYNARTNKWHRAPDMLRKRHFFGCCVINNCLYVAGGECEGIQRTLRSAEVYDPNKNRWSFVADMSTAMVPLIGVVYDKKWFLKGLGSHQQVMSEAYDPESNSWSPVSDGMVTGWRNPCTSLNGRLYGLDCRDGCKLRVFDETTDSWNKFMDSKVHLGNSKALEAAALVPLNNKLCIIRNNMSMSLVDVSNPDKNNPRVWENIAVKGQSKGILSNIWSSIAGRAVKSHIVHCQVLQA; encoded by the exons ATGGATCTATCTTCTCAACGCCAATCCCCAAATGGGTCCAGAGGCTTTCGCCTCCAAGCTCCATTG GTGGACTCTGTTTCTTGCTACTGCAGAGTAGACTCAGGTCTCAAGACCGTTGTGGAAGCGAGAAAGTTCGTCCCTGGCTCAAAGCTCTGTATCCAACCCGACATCAACCCCAACGCTCACCGCCGCAGCAAGAACTCTAAGCGTGAGAGGACGAGAATCCAACCTCCGCTTCTCCCCGGCCTCCCTGACGACCTAGCCGTCGCTTGCCTCATCCGTGTCCCTCGCTCAGACCATAGGAAACTCAGGCTCGTCTGCAAGAGATGGTACAGGCTTGCTTCCGGCAACTTCTTCTACTCTCAGAGGAAGTTGCTCAGGATGTCTGAAGAATGGGTTTATGTCTTTAAACGTGACCGTGATGGGAAGATCTCTTGGAACACGTTTGATCCCGTCTCTCAGCATCCTCAGCCGCTTCCGCCTGTTCCTAGAGAGTATTCAGAAGCTGTTGGGTTTGGTTGTGCTGTGTTGAGCGGGTGTCATCTTTACTTGTTTGGAGGTAAGGATCCGTTGAGAGGATCAATGAGGAGGGTGATCTTCTATAACGCTAGAACGAACAAGTGGCATAGAGCACCTGATATGCTCAGGAAGAGACACTTTTTTGGCTGTTGTGTTATAAACAACTGCTTGTATGTAGCGGGTGGGGAGTGTGAAGGGATTCAGAGGACGCTACGGTCGGCTGAGGTTTATGATCCGAACAAGAACAGGTGGAGTTTCGTTGCTGATATGAGCACAGCGATGGTGCCTCTTATCGGTGTGGTTTATGACAAGAAGTGGTTTCTCAAGGGTCTTGGGTCTCACCAGCAGGTCATGAGTGAGGCTTATGACCCTGAGAGTAACTCGTGGAGCCCGGTTAGTGATGGAATGGTTACCGGTTGGAGAAACCCGTGTACTTCTCTGAACGGTCGTCTCTATGGATTGGATTGTAGGGATGGATGCAAGCTCAGGGTGTTTGATGAAACTACTGATTCATGGAACAAGTTTATGGACAGTAAAGTTCACTTGGGGAACTCGAAGGCTCTTGAAGCTGCGGCTCTTGTTCCGTTGAACAATAAGCTTTGTATAATCAGGAACAACATGAGCATGAGTCTGGTTGATGTCTCGAATCCTGATAAGAACAATCCTAGGGTGTGGGAGAACATTGCGGTGAAAGGGCAGTCAAAGGGCATTCTCAGTAATATATGGTCGAGTATTGCAGGGAGAGCTGTGAAAAGTCATATTGTGCATTGTCAAGTGCTTCAAGCATGA